A genomic window from Melanotaenia boesemani isolate fMelBoe1 chromosome 15, fMelBoe1.pri, whole genome shotgun sequence includes:
- the rfc3 gene encoding replication factor C subunit 3 yields the protein MSLWVDKYRPTSLGKLDFHKEQAAQLKNLVQCGDFPHLLVYGPSGAGKKTRIMCLLRELYGAGVEKLRIEHQTIVAPSKKKIEINTIASNYHLEVNPSDAGNQDRVVIQELIKTVAQSQQIQSSTQREFKVVLLTEVDRLTKDAQHALRRTMEKYMATCRLILCSTSTSKVIDPIRSRCLAVRVPLPSSEEVCSVLTSVCKKEGLVLPPELAKKISDKSGRNLRKALLMCEACRVQQYPFSVDQEVPETDWEVYLRETANAIVSQQTPQRLLEVRARLYELLTHCIPPDIIMKGLVKELLNNCDGQLKAEVAHMAAFYEHRLQLGNKAIYHLEAFTAKFMAIYKKFMEDGLDAMMF from the exons ATGAGTTTGTGGGTTGACAAATATCGACCGACTTCTCTCGGGAAACTCGACTTTCACAAAGAGCAAGCGGCTCAACTGAAGAACCTG GTTCAATGTGGTGACTTTCCACACTTGCTGGTATACGGTCCGTCTGGTGCAGGAAAGAAGACCCGCATCATGTGTCTGCTAAGGGAGCTGTATGGAGCTGGAGTGGAGAAGCTCCGCATAGAGCACCAGACCATTGTG GCTCCATCAAAGAAGAAAATCGAGATCAACACAATTGCCAGCAACTACCACTTAGAGGTCAATCCAAG TGACGCAGGAAACCAGGATCGTGTGGTGATTCAAGAGCTGATTAAAACTGTGGCTCAATCCCAGCAAATCCAGTCCAGTACTCAGAGAGAATTTAAAG TGGTGTTGCTTACAGAAGTGGACAGACTCACAAAGGACGCTCAGCATGCTTTGCGTCGGACTATGGAAAAGTACATGGCCACTTGCCGCCTCATCCTCTGCTCCACGTCCACCTCCAAAGTCATCGATCCAATACGGAGCCGTTGTCTAGCTGTCAGAGTTCCTCTGCCGAGCTCAGAAGAG GTCTGCAGTGTTTTAACATCGGTCTGTAAAAAGGAGGGTCTGGTGCTGCCACCTGAGCTGGCCAAAAAAATCAGTGACAAGTCTGGTCGGAACCTCCGTAAAGCCCTCCTGATGTGTGAGGCCTGCAGAGTGCAGCA GTATCCATTTTCAGTGGACCAGGAAGTACCAGAGACAGACTGGGAGGTCTATCTGAGAGAAACAGCTAATGCCATAGTGAGTCAGCAGACTCCTCAGAG GTTATTGGAGGTTCGGGCCAGACTGTACGAGCTGCTGACTCACTGCATCCCTCCTGACATCATCATGAAG GGTCTGGTAAAAGAATTGCTGAATAACTGTGATGGCCAGCTGAAGGCAGAGGTGGCCCACATGGCAGCCTTCTATGAACACAGACTACAGCTGGGCAACAAAGCCATCTACCACCTGGAGGCGTTCACAGCCAAGTTTATGGCCATCTACAAGAAGTTTATGGAAGATGGACTGGATGCAATGATGTTTTGA